Proteins found in one Pagrus major chromosome 20, Pma_NU_1.0 genomic segment:
- the acbd4 gene encoding acyl-CoA-binding domain-containing protein 4 isoform X2: MPVPAMAEPMVDHQKRFQAAVDVIHNLPKNGSYRPSYEMMLRFYSLYKQAVCGPCVVPRPGFWDPVGRYKWDAWSQLGDMSSERAMAAYVDEMKKVAQEVIDTMPMNEKTATLFHHFEPLYLVIDDMPRPPESLLTIREGLKGSEHADRLAEMKDDDEEQGGPEEDSFLPERAEADQDQFNLSEVIDLSANIILNDSGVSEGLVLTSDSESEIFCDSVDSVEQLSNVKSQQLEGRLEVRQVGAGQGGEGAEDGKGQGPNRRSRDTGREAPYHNWRERGVPQGSPRRGAQGGGGGGAGRGGGDGSEGGMERLHDAQLQQQIILALRRLREDMRSVMDRLEVVERLAATNTQGSEWRPCLQCAATASQQQEERWWPFDVSGQTVLFLLWPFVAQGLVYLLRKAHKRSRISS; encoded by the exons ATGCCGGTCCCTGCCATGGCAGAGCCCATGGTTGATCACCAGAAACGGTTTCAGGCTGCTGTGGATGTCATCCATAACCTCCCTAAAAATG GCTCCTACCGGCCGTCCTATGAGATGATGCTGCGCTTCTACAGTCTGTACAAGCAGGCCGTGTGTGGACCCTGTGTAGTGCCTCGACCTGGCTTCTGGGACCCAGTGGGTCGCTACAAAtg GGATGCCTGGAGCCAACTAGGAGACATGAGCAGTGAGAGAGCCATGGCAGCATATGTGGACGAGATGAAGAAAGTGGCACAGGAG GTCATCGACACCATGCCCATGAATGAGAAGACAGCCACACTCTTCCACCACTTTGAGCCTCTCTACCTGGTGATTGATGACATGCCACGGCCTCCAGAGTCACTGCTCACAATCAGAGAAG GTCTGAAAGGCAGTGAGCATGCTGACAGGCTAGCAGAGATgaaggatgatgatgaggaacAGGGCGGCCCTGAAGAAGACTCTTTTCTTCCTGAGAGGGCAGAGGCAGATCAGGATCAGTTCAACCTGTCTGAGGTTATAGACCTGTCTGCCAACATCATCCTTAATG actctGGTGTGTCTGAGGGTTTGGTGCTGACCAGCGACTCAGAGAGCGAGATCTTCTGTGACTCTGTGGACTCGGTGGAGCAACTCAGCAACGTCAAG AGCCAGCAGCTGGAAGGCCGTCTGGAGGTCAGACAGGTCGGAGCAGGTCAGGGTGGAGAAGGGGCGGAGGATGGAAAGGGTCAGGGCCCCAACAGAAGGAGTCGAGACACCGGGAGGGAAGCGCCCTACCATAACTGGAGAGAAC GTGGTGTTCCTCAGGGCAGTCCAAGGCGGGGGGCCcaaggtggtggtggtggtggggcaggacgaggaggaggggacggctcagagggagggatggagaggctGCATGATGCTcagctacagcagcagattATCCTGGCCCTGCGGAGGCTAAGAGAGGACATGAGGAGCGTGATGGACAggctggaggtggtggagaggCTGGCTGCTACAAAT ACCCAGGGTTCAGAGTGGAGACCATGCCTGCAGTGTGCAGCCACAGCCTCACAACAGCAG GAGGAGAGGTGGTGGCCATTCGATGTGTCAGGTCAGACCGTCCTCTTCCTGCTGTGGCCATTTGTTGCTCAGGGTCTGGTCTACCTGCTGAGGAAAGCCCATAAGAGAAGTCGCATATCTTCATGA
- the LOC141015799 gene encoding rho GTPase-activating protein 23-like: MAQAKGRRDGMVSSNENKRRPLSSGEVEGMSWQGPRTIFLQKNSQGFGFTLRHFIVYPPESSLHSLKDEENGNATGKACCQRSRLEPMDTIFVKSVKENGPAQLAGLCTGDRLVKVNGESILGKTYSQVIALIQNSEDILELSIMPKDEDVLQLVSAYSQDAYLKGNEPYSGEAQNLPQPPSLCYPSTKPSSTAPQPSHNLQSHLDNWQCRPAPTTSPLDNRPPAASTTTSGWPGGPEDSSGHFVPSGRYRGRSSSAINALDFHFANHNAAIASATLPVPRKSSLPASARSHTDALCHQALSDWYYSQAEAAEHMSPRHRSISQDRLTELGLGLALGPGPTPVSANSMEHRRRETLLYHHQASATSHDSYWLGSWGGVSGPGSRSCSESLLAAYAEYEHNYGRSVETLAQATALVAPRYEPSQGPQTAKFSELKDQKVSAGHQHQPTVTSPITASSPVPPSGRQSGQQKAEPQTRRVKEEELVGYKSYSPSFSRKAGHLLQQAHSFREPSYSGPHLNWSPGGRGSPADSEEGLAPRPKSTPTLSASEEDRSHLVDDREVISPISLHQEVVLRQKPPSGRRTPVQALRHPHYTTPMESPEPGLTPSPGTPSPVSGGPSSNRRANGSLAQHAFNSLSSIPFIDEPTSPSTDLQACYVPACSVVSSSQASTMATLTSTSVSPTLSSISPFVRLRSQDCSSIKGRRSSYLLAITTERSKSCDEGLNTFREEGRVFSKLPKRVKSFFTDGSLESLRAQEEARSKRHSTSELGTITFSDVRKEGWLHYKQILTEKGKKVGGGMRPWKRVFSVLRSHSLFLYKDKREAVLHGAGAGPSQDEHPPISIRGCLIDIAYSETKRKHTLRLTTQDFCEYLLQAEDRDDMLGWIRVIRENSKTDNEEIGFSRQALINKKLNDYRKHSLTGNKPDTSPRAHRMMPPFLLAKTDNTSVNRASRTDDNKALWGINIMKKAKKTGSPKAFGVRLEDCQPAVNHKFVPLIVEMCCGVVEATGLEYTGIYRVPGNNAMVSNLQEHLNKGMDINTAEERWQDLNVISSLLKSFFRKLPEPLFTDDKYNDFIDANRIEDAEDRLKTMKKLIHDLPDHYYHTLKFLVGHLKRVADNCEKNKMEPRNLALVFGPTLVRTSEDNMTDMVTHMPDRYKIVETLILHHDWFFSNGEFDKEEKAPEDKRDMQPVPNIDHLLSNIGRPGMPGEASDSTTSDSLKSKLSLGSKKDLNARDFLPMSIFSAVTRKRKKCLSAHLQGSSGDEDSEHEPVKASNCRGEGREGEEEEDKGEEEAIKEEHTIPKKEKRDEKENRLKARETTKGKESMVREKEDEKGMGNRTDNGTKKLESRQRTTLPGNAPQLRPNSVLCSHHATYPGPITVTNPPSHLKPHNLARGRPTVPFWICPTRPPSVHQASSFHGTQQPDWNQSVPVRYRKTRGGRTRAMSMNLDLELGRSEDRVGGWGAERVEVIRVIERTPGQHGCVGVPQGSIVGPRAIQQIDPLPYLAQEALPLSSSSAGWIDQSSPGSSTVALRRSALSPPDKTKAWRRHTVVV, encoded by the exons GCGTACTCCCAGGATGCCTATCTGAAAGGCAATGAGCCATATTCAGGCGAGGCACAGAACCTTCCACAGCCTCCGTCTCTCTGTTACCCTTCCACCAAGCCCAGCTCCACCGCCCCACAGCCCAGCCACAACCTCCAAAGTCACCTGGACAACTGGCAGTGCCGACCCGCCCCCACCACCTCTCCACTGGACAACCGCCCCCCTGCTGCTTCTACCACCACCTCCGGCTGGCCCGGGGGTCCTGAGGATTCCAGTGGCCACTTTGTTCCGTCGGGGCGGTACCGTGGCCGCTCATCTTCGGCCATCAATGCGTTGGACTTTCACTTTGCTAACCACAATGCTGCCATCGCCTCTGCAACTCTGCCTGTGCCACGGAAGAGCAGCCTGCCGGCCTCTGCCCGCAGTCACACCGATGCTCTCTGCCACCAGGCTCTGTCGGACTGGTACTACAGCCAGGCTGAGGCTGCCGAGCACATGTCCCCCCGCCACCGCAGTATATCTCAGGATCGTTTAACAGAGCTGGGACTAGGGTTGGCACTTGGCCCCGGACCTACACCTGTTTCTGCAAACTCTATGGAGCATCGCAGAAGAGAAACTCTCCTATACCACCACCAGGCGTCTGCTACCTCCCATGATTCCTATTGGTTAGGGAGCTGGGGTGGTGTATCAGGACCAGGAAGCAGGTCATGCTCAGAGAGCCTGCTGGCAGCCTACGCTGAGTACGAGCACAACTATGGGCGTTCTGTGGAAACACTGGCACAAGCCACTGCACTGGTTGCACCACGCTATGAGCCTTCACAAGGCCCCCAAACAGCAAAGTTCAGTGAGCTGAAAGATCAGAAAGTCTCAGCAGGGCATCAGCACCAACCCACAGTGACATCCCCCATCACGGCCTCCTCTCCAGTGCCTCCTAGTGGCAGGCAGTCAGGTCAGCAGAAAGCTGAACCCCAAACAAGGCgagtaaaagaagaagagttGGTGGGCTACAAAAGCTACAGTCCTTCTTTCTCCCGCAAAGCTGgccacctcctccagcaggCCCACTCCTTCAGAGAGCCCAGCTACAGTGGCCCCCACCTCAACTGGAGCCCTGGTGGCAGAGGCAGCCCTGCAGACAGCGAGGAAGGGCTGGCACCCAGGCCCAAGTCTACACCCACCCTGTCTGCGTCAGAGGAGGACAGATCACATTTGGTTGACGACAGGGAGGTCATCTCCCCAATCTCCCTGCATCAGGAGGTGGTTCTGAGGCAGAAGCCACCCTCCGGACGCCGAACCCCTGTTCAGGCCCTTCGACATCCCCACTACACCACACCTATGGAGTCACCTGAGCCTGGTTTGACACCTTCACCAGGGACGCCCTCTCCTGTCTCTGGGGGGCCAAGCTCCAACCGCAGGGCTAATGGTAGCCTGGCACAGCATGCATTCAACTCCCTGTCCTCTATTCCCTTTATAG ATGAACCCACCAGTCCTAGTACTGACCTACAGGCCTGCTATGTACCAGCCTGCTCTGTGGTGTCCAGTTCCCAGGCCTCCACTATGGCCACCCTCACTTCCACCTCTGTCTCCCCCACCCTGTCCTCCATCTCCCCCTTTGTCCGACTTCGTTCTCAGGACTGCA GCAGTATTAAAGGTCGTCGCTCCTCTTACCTGCTGGCCATCACCACAGAGAGATCCAAGTCCTGTGACGAAGGTCTCAATACCTTCAGGGAAGAAGGACGTGTCTTTTC CAAGCTACCAAAAAGGGTCAAGAGCTTTTTCACTGATGGG TCTCTAGAGAGCCTCCGAGCCCAGGAGGAGGCCCGGTCCAAGCGCCACTCCACCTCTGAACTGGGAACCATCACCTTCAGTGATGTTCGTAAGGAAGGTTGGCTGCACTACAAACAGATCCTCACAGAGAAGGGAAAG AAAGTCGGTGGTGGCATGCGACCATGGAAGCGTGTCTTCTCTGTGCTCCGGTCCCATTCGCTTTTCCTCTACAAGGACAAGAGAGAAGCCGTCCTTCACGGGGCTGGGGCGGGGCCCAGCCAGGACGAACATCCTCCAATCAGCATCCGTGGCTGCCTGATCGACATTGCCTACAGTGAAACCAAGCGTAAGCACACCCTGAGGCTGACCACACAGGACTTCTGTGAGTACCTGCTGCAGGCCGAGGACAGGGACGACATGCTGGGCTGGATCAGGGTCATCAGGGAGAACAGCAAGACGGACAACGAG GAGATTGGTTTCTCAAGACAAGCTCTCATCAACAAGAAGCTGAATGACTACAGAAAACACAG CCTGACAGGTAATAAGCCAGACACTTCTCCTCGAGCTCATCGTATGATGCCTCCCTTCCTCCTGGCTAAGACTGACAACACCTCAGTGAACCGAGCTTCCAGAACGG ATGACAACAAGGCGCTTTGGGGCATCAACATCATGAAGAAGGCCAAGAAGACAGGCAGTCCGAAGGCTTTTGGTGTACGACTAGAGGACTGTCAGCCAGCTGTCAACCATAAA TTTGTCCCTCTGATTGTGGAGATGTGCTGTGGAGTGGTGGAGGCAACAGGTTTGGAATACACAGGTATCTACCGGGTGCCAGGGAACAACGCCATGGTGTCCAACCTGCAGGAGCATCTCAACAAGGGCATGGACATCAACACCGCTGAGGAG AGATGGCAGGACCTGAATGTAATCAGCAGCCTGCTCAAATCCTTCTTCCGAAAGCTGCCTGAGccactgtttactgatg ACAAATACAATGATTTCATTGATGCCAACCGGATAGAAGATGCAGAGGACAGACTGAAGACCATGAAGAAACTG ATCCACGACCTCCCAGATCACTATTATCACACCCTTAAGTTCCTGGTGGGCCACCTTAAGAGGGTGGCAGATAACTGTGAAAAGAATAAG ATGGAGCCGAGAAACCTGGCTCTGGTGTTTGGTCCCACTCTGGTGAGGACATCGGAGGACAATATGACCGATATGGTCACCCACATGCCCGATCGCTACAAAATAGTGGAGACACTTATCCTGCAT CACGACTGGTTCTTCAGTAATGGAGAGTTTGATAAGGAAGAGAAG gcccCAGAGGATAAGCGGGACATGCAGCCTGTGCCCAACATCGACCATCTGCTATCTAACATAGGCAGGCCAGGCATGCCAGGAGAGGCATCAG ATTCCACCACCAGCGATTCACTTAAGTCAAAG CTGTCTTTAGGCTCCAAGAAAGACCTGAATGCCCGGGACTTCCTGCCCATGtccattttctctgctgtgacCCGCAAACGTAAAAAATGCCTCAGTGCCCACCTGCAGGGCAGCAGCGGTGATGAGGACTCCGAGCATGAGCCAGTCAAGGCCAGCAACTGCAGGGGAGAAGGACGTGAAggcgaggaggaagaggataaaggagaggaagaggccATCAAGGAAGAGCATACAAttcctaaaaaagaaaaaagggatgAAAAGGAAAATCGATTGAAAGCTAGAGAGACCACAAAGGGAAAAGAGTCAAtggtgagagaaaaagaggatgAGAAGGGTATGGGGAACAGAACAGACAATGGCACAAAAAAATTGGAGAGCAGGCAAAGAACGACCTTGCCGGGAAATGCACCACAACTTCGTCCAAACAGTGTCCTCTGCTCACACCATGCTACATACCCAGGACCCATAACTGTGACTAATCCTCCTTCCCATTTGAAGCCTCACAATCTGGCCAGAGGACGTCCCACAGTCCCTTTCTGGATCTGCCCCACCAGGCCTCCCAGCGTCCACCAGGCTTCCAGCTTTCATGGAACCCAGCAGCCAGACTGGAACCAGTCAGTGCCAGTCCGCTACAGGAAGACCAGAGGTGGGAGGACAAGGGCTATGTCCATGAATCTGGACCTTGAGCTGGGCAGGAGTGAGGACAGAGTCGGAGGATGGGGAGCAGAGAGGGTGGAGGTGATCCGAGTCATTGAGAGAACACCTGGTCAGCATGGATGTGTTGGGGTTCCTCAGGGATCAATTGTTGGTCCGAGGGCAATTCAACAAATAGATCCTCTCCCTTATCTTGCCCAGGaggctctccctctctcctcatcttctgCAGGATGGATAGATCAAAGCTCTCCAGGATCTTCGACTGTGGCACTGAGGAGATCAGCCCTCAGCCCGCCGGACAAGACAAAAGCTTGGCGTCGACACACGGTTGTAGTTTAA
- the acbd4 gene encoding acyl-CoA-binding domain-containing protein 4 isoform X1 → MPVPAMAEPMVDHQKRFQAAVDVIHNLPKNGSYRPSYEMMLRFYSLYKQAVCGPCVVPRPGFWDPVGRYKWDAWSQLGDMSSERAMAAYVDEMKKVAQEVIDTMPMNEKTATLFHHFEPLYLVIDDMPRPPESLLTIREGLKGSEHADRLAEMKDDDEEQGGPEEDSFLPERAEADQDQFNLSEVIDLSANIILNDSGVSEGLVLTSDSESEIFCDSVDSVEQLSNVKNPVVKSNGFHNGNESLESSPVQSQQLEGRLEVRQVGAGQGGEGAEDGKGQGPNRRSRDTGREAPYHNWRERGVPQGSPRRGAQGGGGGGAGRGGGDGSEGGMERLHDAQLQQQIILALRRLREDMRSVMDRLEVVERLAATNTQGSEWRPCLQCAATASQQQEERWWPFDVSGQTVLFLLWPFVAQGLVYLLRKAHKRSRISS, encoded by the exons ATGCCGGTCCCTGCCATGGCAGAGCCCATGGTTGATCACCAGAAACGGTTTCAGGCTGCTGTGGATGTCATCCATAACCTCCCTAAAAATG GCTCCTACCGGCCGTCCTATGAGATGATGCTGCGCTTCTACAGTCTGTACAAGCAGGCCGTGTGTGGACCCTGTGTAGTGCCTCGACCTGGCTTCTGGGACCCAGTGGGTCGCTACAAAtg GGATGCCTGGAGCCAACTAGGAGACATGAGCAGTGAGAGAGCCATGGCAGCATATGTGGACGAGATGAAGAAAGTGGCACAGGAG GTCATCGACACCATGCCCATGAATGAGAAGACAGCCACACTCTTCCACCACTTTGAGCCTCTCTACCTGGTGATTGATGACATGCCACGGCCTCCAGAGTCACTGCTCACAATCAGAGAAG GTCTGAAAGGCAGTGAGCATGCTGACAGGCTAGCAGAGATgaaggatgatgatgaggaacAGGGCGGCCCTGAAGAAGACTCTTTTCTTCCTGAGAGGGCAGAGGCAGATCAGGATCAGTTCAACCTGTCTGAGGTTATAGACCTGTCTGCCAACATCATCCTTAATG actctGGTGTGTCTGAGGGTTTGGTGCTGACCAGCGACTCAGAGAGCGAGATCTTCTGTGACTCTGTGGACTCGGTGGAGCAACTCAGCAACGTCAAG AATCCAGTTGTCAAGTCCAATGGTTTTCATAACGGCAATGAGTCATTGGAATCGTCTCCGGTTCAGAGCCAGCAGCTGGAAGGCCGTCTGGAGGTCAGACAGGTCGGAGCAGGTCAGGGTGGAGAAGGGGCGGAGGATGGAAAGGGTCAGGGCCCCAACAGAAGGAGTCGAGACACCGGGAGGGAAGCGCCCTACCATAACTGGAGAGAAC GTGGTGTTCCTCAGGGCAGTCCAAGGCGGGGGGCCcaaggtggtggtggtggtggggcaggacgaggaggaggggacggctcagagggagggatggagaggctGCATGATGCTcagctacagcagcagattATCCTGGCCCTGCGGAGGCTAAGAGAGGACATGAGGAGCGTGATGGACAggctggaggtggtggagaggCTGGCTGCTACAAAT ACCCAGGGTTCAGAGTGGAGACCATGCCTGCAGTGTGCAGCCACAGCCTCACAACAGCAG GAGGAGAGGTGGTGGCCATTCGATGTGTCAGGTCAGACCGTCCTCTTCCTGCTGTGGCCATTTGTTGCTCAGGGTCTGGTCTACCTGCTGAGGAAAGCCCATAAGAGAAGTCGCATATCTTCATGA